In the Acidimicrobiales bacterium genome, CGGCGTGATGCGCGCTCGGGATCTGGACGAGGCGATCGAGTTTCAGAACACTCCTTTATATGGGCTGACTGCGGGGCTGCACGCGCTGGATCCGCTGGAGATCTCGCAGTGGCGCGATCGGGTGCACGCGGGGAACCTCTACGTGAACCGAGGGATCACCGGAGCGATCGTGCGCCGGCAGCCCTTCGGCGGGTGGAAGCACTCGGTCGTCGGTGCCGGCGCCAAAGCCGGGGGTCCCAACTACGTGGCGAGCCTGGGGTCGTGGGAACCCGCGGGTTCGCTGCTTATAGCCGTCGACCAGTTTCGGTCGCAATGCGCGGACGCGTGGGAGCGAATGCGGTCGCCGGTCGATTTCACTGGTCTCGTCGCCGAGTCGAACGTTTTTCGTTATGTGCCGCTTCGTTCGGTTCTGCTTTGCGCCGGGCTCGCGGCCGGCGAGAAGGAGGTCGAGCTCGCGCTCGCGGCGGCTTCGGTGTGCGGCGTAGCGGTGAAGGTTGTTGCTCACGCGGAGGCTGCCGACGCGGTGCTCGCCGGCGGGGTCGACAAGGTTCGGTTGATCGGGATGGCGGACATGAGGTTGCGGACGGTGGCGCGGGATGCCGGTCTTTGGGTTGATGACATCCCGGTTGTCCTCGACCCACGACGGGAGATCCTTCGGTGGGTCAGGGAGCAGGCGGTGAGCGAAACCCGCCACCGCCACGGAAACGTGACCAACCGCCGCCCGGGTTTGGTGCCGCTCGGAATGCTCTGAACCGAACGGTCAGGCGCTCAGCTCGGGGCCGTCAAAACGATCCACCGTTGCGAATGTTTCGACTTCCGCACGCCGCAGCCTGGTCGGTCGTTTACCGTCCTTCGGGTAACCGAGCACGAGCGCGCCGGCGACCGCCCACCCGTCGGGCGCCCCCAGGACTTTCAGCACTTCCGATTCGCTGTGAGCGAGCATGCTCGTGAACACCCCGCCGATGCCCACGTTGTGAGCTTCCAGGAGGATGCTCCACGCGAACGGGTAGATCGATGCACCCCCGATGAACGTGTAACGGTCGAGGTCGCGATCGACCGCGGCCAGGCCGCGAAGGTTTGCTAGGAGCACAAGGATCACCGGAGCGGAGTCGAGGTTCTCGGCGAACCCGGCCGGTCCGGCTGCCGACTGGGCAGCGATCTTCGGCGCCTCTTGCAACGCGCGGGCCTCGGCCTCCCGATCGGTGACCGGTGCCCACGGAACCAGCCCGGCCGAACCCAGCGCCATGTACTCGTACCAGCCTTCGAGGTAGAGGTCGCGCAGACGGCGCTTGGTATCACGGTCCTTGACGAGGATCACCTTCCACGCTTGGCGGTTACCTCCGCTCGGGGCGTAGCGGGCCACATCGAGTATGCGATAGACGACCTCGTCGGGCACCGGGTGCTCGGCGAAGTCGCGTACTGCCCCTGTCGTCTGGAGAGCCCGTTCCAGGTCCATAAGAAAAGGTATCCCGCTTCGCTACTCGACCCTGCGCAGCAACACTTCCTGGGCGACCGTGGCGAGATGGGTGCCGTCGGACGCGTAAACCTGGCCCACCGCCAAGCCTCGAGGCGTGCCTAAACCTTCGCAGCGAAAGTCGTGCAGCTGCCAGGCGTCCGCCGGAAACGGATGATGGAACCAGATGGCGTGGTCCAGGCTGATCCCGTTCCAGTGGCGTCCGGCGACGCCATCCAAGGACTGCTGCTGCGAACGGACTGCGTCTGTCGCGAGGTCGTCGGACAGATAGGCGAGAGCCGACGCGGCCAGGACCGCGTCGTCTGCTACGACGTCCGGGACTCTGAGCCACGCCATCGCGCGCCCTTCGCTCTCTTGTACGAAGCGGCGTTCGAAGAGAGGGCTCCAGCTGTTGTCGGGGACTGCGTCAGGATCGGGTGTCGTGGGGAACGGGGAGGGCACCCAGTACCGATCGGAGACGACCTGGGTGAAAGAGGCCGACATGTGAAGGATCGCCCCCATCGACTGGCGCGCGACGACAGCCCTCGTGACGAAGTTCCGACCGTTGCGCAGCCGGTCGACGTCGAAGCGGATCGGCTCGCTCGCGTCACCTCGCCTGATGAAGTAGGCGTGAAGGGAGTGGACCCGAAACGCCGGCTCCACGGTCGCCGCCGCAGCCCCGAGTGCCTGGGCGACGATCTGGCCTCCGTACAGGCCGCCCCACGGATAGCTCGGTCCGGTCCCGACGTACATGTCCGGCTCGCGTTCGTAAAGGGTCATCATTTCGGCGAACTTCACCGCGGCAGTCTGCCCGCGGTCAGCGCCAGAGGTCGACCAGGTCGATGCCTAGCTCGGCGAGCAAGCGGCGGAGCACCGGGAGCGACAGACCGCGGACCGTTCCGTCATTACCCTCGATCCTCTCGATCCACGGAGCCGAACGGCCTTCGAGGGTGAACGCTCCGGAAACGTGCAACGGTTCGTCGGTCGCTACGTAAGCGGCGATTTCCTTATCGGAAGGGTCGCCGAACCAGACCGTCGTTCCATCGGTGGCCGAGGCCTCTGATCCCGTCGCGGTGTCGATGACACAGTGCCCGGTATGCAGCACTCCGGCGCGGCCGCGCATCTGCCTCCAGCGGGCGGTGGCTTCGTCGGGGGAGAGTGGTTTTCCGGGTGCCGTCCCCTCGATTTCGAGGAGCGAGTCGCAGGCGAGCACGAGGTCAGCACCTTGGGGCAGCTTCGATGCCACCGCCCGGGCTTTCCGCTTGGCCAGCTCGAGGACCGCTTCGCCCGGCTTCAGGTGATCCACGCCCTCCTCGTCGACGTGGCTCGGGACGATCTCGGGCGCGAAGCCGGCGTCCTCCAGCAGGCGCCGGCGCGATTCCGATGCAGAGGCGAGGACGAGCCGGCGGTCCATGCGGAAGAGGCTAGGGCCGGC is a window encoding:
- a CDS encoding aldehyde dehydrogenase family protein; translation: GVMRARDLDEAIEFQNTPLYGLTAGLHALDPLEISQWRDRVHAGNLYVNRGITGAIVRRQPFGGWKHSVVGAGAKAGGPNYVASLGSWEPAGSLLIAVDQFRSQCADAWERMRSPVDFTGLVAESNVFRYVPLRSVLLCAGLAAGEKEVELALAAASVCGVAVKVVAHAEAADAVLAGGVDKVRLIGMADMRLRTVARDAGLWVDDIPVVLDPRREILRWVREQAVSETRHRHGNVTNRRPGLVPLGML
- a CDS encoding nitroreductase family protein; this encodes MDLERALQTTGAVRDFAEHPVPDEVVYRILDVARYAPSGGNRQAWKVILVKDRDTKRRLRDLYLEGWYEYMALGSAGLVPWAPVTDREAEARALQEAPKIAAQSAAGPAGFAENLDSAPVILVLLANLRGLAAVDRDLDRYTFIGGASIYPFAWSILLEAHNVGIGGVFTSMLAHSESEVLKVLGAPDGWAVAGALVLGYPKDGKRPTRLRRAEVETFATVDRFDGPELSA
- a CDS encoding acyl-CoA thioesterase domain-containing protein; this translates as MKFAEMMTLYEREPDMYVGTGPSYPWGGLYGGQIVAQALGAAAATVEPAFRVHSLHAYFIRRGDASEPIRFDVDRLRNGRNFVTRAVVARQSMGAILHMSASFTQVVSDRYWVPSPFPTTPDPDAVPDNSWSPLFERRFVQESEGRAMAWLRVPDVVADDAVLAASALAYLSDDLATDAVRSQQQSLDGVAGRHWNGISLDHAIWFHHPFPADAWQLHDFRCEGLGTPRGLAVGQVYASDGTHLATVAQEVLLRRVE
- a CDS encoding nucleoside triphosphate pyrophosphatase — encoded protein: MDRRLVLASASESRRRLLEDAGFAPEIVPSHVDEEGVDHLKPGEAVLELAKRKARAVASKLPQGADLVLACDSLLEIEGTAPGKPLSPDEATARWRQMRGRAGVLHTGHCVIDTATGSEASATDGTTVWFGDPSDKEIAAYVATDEPLHVSGAFTLEGRSAPWIERIEGNDGTVRGLSLPVLRRLLAELGIDLVDLWR